The following is a genomic window from Armatimonadota bacterium.
CCCCGCGCGAGGAACGCTGCGAAACGGTATCGTCACCAACCCGGTATTCGGCGGCGAAAGACCCTGCGCCGTAGTCAACGCCGTCATCCAGGGTCACCAATGATCGCAGCGCCCCACCGATGCTTTCGTCCCACACGAGCCGCAGATAGGAGTTCTCCATCGTGACCGTGCCGGCGGTCGCGTCGTGCGTCACCTGGAGATCGGTTGGGGCTTCGAACTGCCCGAGCCGAACCGAGAGCGCTTTCGTCTCTCCGGGCCCAAGATCAACAAACACTGACGCCCCGCCCACATTGGTGAATGCCACCGGCTTATCGCCGTCGTACACACCCATCCCGCTCGCCAGCGGCACGGGCAGTTCGGCCCAGGCGCCAAGCCGCTCACTGCTCGTCGGATTGCTGACGACGATGACCGGCCCTTGCTCCTTGGGCGGCAGTTCGCCGATGACGATGCTGGCCTCTGTCGCAACTTCCCTACTCTCACGGCGATAGGAGATGCTGATAGCCTGCGCGCCTTGCAGGGGCTTGACGTCAACATACGCCTGGCCCGTCGCGCCCGGGGCAATGACGCCGGCCCGCGCGGTTTGCCCGTTCACGGTGACGGAGACGTCCCGGGCCGGCGCCTCGCCGACGTTCCTCAATTCGACGGCCACCTGTGCCCCTTCGGCAGGTACGTGGAAGCAGGCCGTGGCCAGCTCCAGGTCAGCCGGGCGCAGCGCCTGGGCGAAATGCCACGAGGTCACGCGCCCCTCGCCGTAGTCCACCTTGAGCCGTATCGTCCGCCGTCCCCAGTCCCAGAAATCGCCGGTGCGCAGGTTGAGCTTCACGCGACCTTTGCCTTGCGGCGCCAGGCTGAACTGTGCCGCCTTGCAGGTGAGCGACGGCGGCCCTTCGATCCACACTCTACCGGCGAGCTTGCGATCCACCGCGTTCTTCAACTCCACCCACACCTCGTACGCGCCGTCGGGCGCCATGCGCAGCTCCGGCAGTTCCGCCGACAGCGGCGCACGCACGATCTCGTACAGGCCGTAGTATTGCACGCGGTCGCGCAACAGCGGATCGCCGGACATCGTCGTGCCTTCGCGAGCAGCCGGTGGCCGCCCGTCGGCGTCCAGGCGCCGGACGCGAACGAGCGGTTTGTCGCGCAGGGCCGGCAGGCGCAATGAGAACTCCGCGACCTCGCCGTCCCCGCGCGCGTTGCTCACCGCGACGAGCATCGCGTCGTCGCACGGCAGCGTCGTCAGCAGCATGCCCTCGGGCAGATCAAGGTCCGGCGTCGGCAGGTGCCCCCAGTTGCGCAGGACCGCGCGCATCAGCCCCGCGGTGACGAACGTCCCGCTGACCCCGTTGTCGTACAGCACCTGGTTATGTCCCAGTCGCGACACGATGTATTTCGGCGAGCCGTCGGAATACGTCGCGACCACTTCCGCGTCGCGCACCTCCAGCCGGTCGCGCCCGCCCAGGATGGGGATCGTCATCTGCGCGCCCTGCATCTCCCCGAAGACGTCGCCGCTCAATACGATATCGTCCGTCGCGGGTGACACCACCGGCTCGTCCTGCTCGTGGCCCTTGACGGCGATGTCCACGACGTCCACGGCGATACCCAACGTCGAGGTGTCGCCCGCTCCCTTCACCTCGGCCGGTATCCACAATGCATTGTGGTGGAAGTCGAGATGGCTCTCCTGCCGCCGGCCCACAGCCGACGCCGGCACGTCGAAGACGAGTTCGTGGGCGCCGCCGCTCTGGTCGAACCGCCCCACTTCGGTGTCGTTGACGTACACCGTGCCGCTGCAGGGGTAGTGCCACTCCGCGATGATGCGCAGCATGTGGTCCTGGTTCGGCACTGTGGGCAGGAGCATCGTTGACCACTCGTTGTTGCTCCAGCGGATGGTGCGGTTGGAGCCGTAGCCGGGCGCGTCGGGTCGCAGTTCGCCCCAGTCCTCGCGGCCGCGCCAGCCGCCGCCGATGTACTCCTCGTCGGCGGGCGTACCGACGTCAATGAGAGTGCGATTCGGCAGCGTCTCGGCGTCCGCGGGGCCGAGGACGGAGAAGCCGAGCAATTCGCCCCAACGCGGCGCGCGGGTAAGGAAGAGCTTGCGGCCGTGGCTGGTCGTGATCCAGTCGCGCAGCACGTTCATCACCGGGCGGTCGTCCGCATTAAACCCGAGCCCGACGCCGCACGTCGGCGCGATGATCACGCGGTACCCGTCGAGTTGCTCCGCCGTCACGAGGTGCTCCGGTAGCAGGTCGAACGGCACGTCGAGCTGCCGCAGCGCCCGGACGATGCCGAGCAGATCATCCGCCGGCTTGCGGTAGTAGAACGGCGCCCACTCGTTGAAGATGACGCACAGGCGCGAGTTGAGGTCGCGCTCGCGGGTCGCGGCCATGCATTCCGCAAGCACGCTGGAGTACAGCTCGTTCTTCTCCACCCAGTACTTGCCGTACTCGAACGACGGCTCGATATTCGAGCCCTCCCAGAACTCGTTCCACGAGGGATGCTGCACCTTGTCGGTGTGATGCAGCAGCGCGTTGACCCACCAGCGCTCGAACTTGAATGGGTCGGCCGGGTAGATAAAGCCCGGCACGCGGTGCACGCTGTCGTTGTAGCGCGCCTTGATGTGGTCGAAGAACAGGCCGCCGGAGTGCTGCGCCGCGCGCGCGTAGGCGAAGCGGTGGATCTCGCGTTCCTCGGGCTCGCCCATGTCGTTGTACGTGTGCACGCCGCCGAGGATACGCGTGACCGCCGAGTAGCCGGCGACGCTCGGCATGAAGCGCCCGACGTCGGCACAGATCGCAGCCCCGGGTATCCCCGAGCGCTCGCGCAGAATTCGTTCGACCTCCGCCCACTGGCGTTCCATCAGGCGTGTGGCATAGAGCACCGATTCCGCGCGCTGCCAGCCAGGGATGTCGTCGGGCAGGTGCTCGACGGCGGCGAAGTCGGCGAAGTTCGCGCCCCATCTCTCGTTGAGTGCCGCGATGTCACCGTACTTGCCGCGGAGGTAGTCGCGGAAGCCCTCGCTGTCGGTCGGCAGCTCCGGCCTGCCGCAGCGGCCGTAGATGACCACGTACGGCTTGCCGTCAACCGTCGCCCACAGATGCGGATAGCGCGCGTAGTAGCGCTCGAAGGGATGGGAGAACATCGTCCCCGGGGCGGCATTGGCGACGAGGTCGTCGTAGTCGAAGTCGAGTTCGACATAGGCGGTGAGCCAGATGTTGTAGCCTTCCCCGCGCAGGTCGTCGGCGGCGCGGGCGATGGTGTCAACGATTCGGTCCTGTCNNNNNNNNNNNNNNNNNNNNNNNNNNNNNNNNNNNNNNNNNNNNNNNNNNNNNNNNNNNNNNNNNNNNNNNNNNNNNNNNNNNNNNNNNNNNNNNNNNNNCGAGCCCTACGGCGAATTCTCCTACCCTGCGATCATCCAGGCGCGCGACGGCACGATTCACGTCACCTACACCTACAACCGGCGCAACATCAAGCACGTCGCGCTCAACGAGGAGTGGATTCCCGCCGGGGAGTAGGCCGCTGCCGCCCCCGCGATCTCCGTCGAGGTGGCGCAGGCGGTGTAGAAAGCGGCGGCCCGCCCCTGAAAGTGAGGGCGGGCCGCGTTGCATACCCCAGGCCGGCCCGGCGCGAGGCACCGAGCCGACGCACGGTCACTGGATCTCGTTCGGCATCGTCATCACACTCATCATCTGGTAGAAGCCCAGGCGCATGTACTTGACGTGCCCGTCTGCAAACATAGTCGGCATCGTGAACGGGATCGTCGGCGCGGGCCCACCTAACTCCACCGGCACGATGTGCTGGGCCGCCCACACGTAGCTGTAGCCCTCGTGCGCGGCAGAGGCGAGACAGCCGCCCATCGGCTTCCACACCGGATCGTCGAAGTTGCCGACGGCATTGGCGCAGGCCCAGTACTCCTGGGGGGCGTCCGAAGTCTGGTCAATGTAGGCGAGAAAGTCCGCGGCGTCCCACATCTGCCCCATGTTGCCGCAGTAGCCGTACGCGCCGCTGGCCGTCTGGTAGGGATAGTGGCAGCAGCCCCACCAGTAGCTGCCGACACGCATCCACCAGGCGTACCCCGGATAGGTTGCATAATGGGTGAAGTTGCCGACCTTGCGCACGCCTATCGCGGGCCCCGACGTCAGTACTTGCGTCTCGATCGGCGACGACCGGTCGGTCCGGATCCCGGTGGGGCAGTTGAAGAGGTCGAGGCTCTTAACGTACGTCATGAGCACGTCGGCCAACTGCCAGTAGTCCTTCGACCCCATGTCCGCAGCTGCGGCATCCCCGGCGGTGGGCTGGGGGTCAACCGGGAGGAGCGGGTGTGAGGTCGAGAAGGTGCCGTTGTTGCAGGCGGGCAGCACCTCGTCATAGTCCTGGGCGTACATCAGCGCCGCCAGGGCGATCTGCTTGAGGTTGGAGAGACAGGTCGCCTTCCTCGCCGCCTCGCGCGCCCGCGCGAAGACCGGGAAGAGGATGGCGGCCAGGATTGCGATGATCGCAATCACGACGAGCAACTCGATCAACGTGAAACCATGACTCCTTCGCATCTGCTCATTGCCTCCTCAGCACTGCTGTTACGTGCAAAGACCGGTTGAGTTGCTATGCGAACTGCGGGCGGCCCTGTCTGCTCCCATCCCTCCTTTCGGGCCTGGTGTCCCGCTGTTGTGGATCTCAAGAAGTCATATACTCCGGCTTTAACCGGACGGCCCCAGGATTCCTGCCGGCGACTGCGCGCCGGTCGGCGCCGTTTCGAGTCTCCTGCATCTACTATACAACGGGAGCCGATTCCACAGGTGGACGATAGCCACAGGCAGGTGCACTTTCCAGACCGGGGGCGACGCGGCTGAGACGGCTGCCATACCGCATGACACGGGAGCGAGAGCCGCCCCTACGCGGGATTCGTCAGCAGGCACCGGGCGTTTTCGTGGAAGATGAGGCGCCGCTCGTCATCGGTCAACGGCAGCGCGCGAATGCTCGTCAGCGCCTCACCCTGATCCGACCACGGCGAGTCGGTCCCGAAGAGGATGTGCTGCGTCCCGTGCGCGCGCAGAATGTCCATGAACCGCTGTGTGCCCAGCTTGTGCAGGCAGAACGAGGTGTCGAAGTAGATGTCCCGGCCGACGAGAAACTCGTGCACCTCGTCCCATTCCAGGTAAGCCCCCATGTGCGCCGCGATCACGGTCAGGCCGGGGAATTCGTCAAGCACGCGCGCGATGCGGCCGGGCGTCGCTCGGATCGCCGGCAGCGGCAAGATCTCATTGCCCGCGTGGAAGTACACGATCATCCCCGCATCGCGCAGCGCTTCGTACATGGGGAACATGCGCGCCTCGTCGGGATTGAAGCCCTGAAACTCCGAGTGGAACTTGACGCCGCGAACGCCGAGGTCGCGCATGCGGGCGATTTCCGTGACCGCGTCTTCCAGGTCCGGGTGCAGCGAACCGAAGATCGTCAGATCGCTGCCGCCGTTGCCGGCCGCCCAGTCGGTGATGGAGCGCACCTGAGCGGGAGATGTCGCCACTGGCACGACGACGCAGTGCTCGATGCCCGCCGCGGCCATGGAACGACGCAATCCCGCCAGCGTGGCATCGCTGTGGCTTGGCACCTGGTAGTTCTCCTCGAGCGCCGCCATCGCTTTCGCCGCCACGCGATCCGGAAACGCATGGGTGTGGAAGTCAATCACAGGCATGTTGGTCATATCGGTTAAGCCGCTGCGCCGCCCTCCGCAGGCGGCGTATCGTTCTTCTCTTGCGCTATCGCGGCGCCAGTCAATTGAACAGGCCGCGATGCCAATGCCAGGGATTCAACGCCCGGGATATACCGAAGGCGAACGTCAGGGCGAGCGTCAGCAGGATCAGCACCGCCGCGAGCACGCCGGTGATGATACCGGCGAGGGCATACGGTCGGCTGGCTTGGCGCACCTCATCCGGCCCTCTGGAATTGAGCGCGAACAGGCCCAGCCCGACCGCCGCCACGGCGAGTGGCACTCGCATTGTATCAAGGCAGCAGCACAGCAGGCTGAGGATGCCGCACACCATGGAGGCGATCGCGACGCCGCTTGGGCCGGCGCGCATCGGTGTGCGGAGCGGAGGTGGCGCGTCTGGCTGGGGAGGCTCCTGCGCCGGCGGTGGTGACGGAGTCTCGGGCGGTGCTGGTGGCTGCGGCGTTGGCTGTTCGCCCTCGCGGTCGGGCGCCTCTTGTCGAGCCTTCGCGACGCAATCGGCGCAGATCCATCCCCCGGCTTCATCCCGCTCCTGGACGCACCCTCCGCACACCCCGCGCCCGCAGCGAGCGCACGTGAAGACGGCATCCATCGCCGGGTGATTCGGACACTTCACATGTGACATCCTATCGAGGTCCTCGTATTATTGAAATGACTCCCGGGCTTCGGTGCACGCCCGAACGCGCTCGAGGCGTGCGATCTCCGCGCCCGCGTGATTTCTAGAAAGCGGACAGCCATGCGCGCAGCGAGGAGATGATCGCGATCTCGCTCGCTCCGGCGCACGCTGCCAACGCTCCCCATCCGAGCCAACGCCGCCGGCCCATCTCCAGAATCAGCGCCGCGGCGATCAGCCCATTGAGCGCGAAAACGGTGAGCACGAAGCCGGCCGCGGGCAGAACGGCGAGGCAGCAGTAGCGCGCCGCGGGATGTGCCATCGCTGTGCCGCACCCGCCGATGATAATGATGCCCAACGCGCGCGACGCCGGCGCCCCCCGGCGCGATCCGCCCGCCGGCCGGATGACCCGCGCGAACAGCGGCGCGAGGAGCACGGTTCCACTCGCACCGCACGCCAAGCCGACCAGCGCGCGCCCGACGTTGCCGAGTATGTCGAGCCCGCCGAACTCCAGCACCCACGCCGCGCCGGCGATGATCCACGGCAGACTGAGCAGCGCCATCTGCCACCGCGGCGGCAGGCGGCGGCGCGTTAACGCGCCCGCACACCCGAGCAGCAGCACGGCCCCAAGGATGCCGACGTACATCCCCGTGCACCGCGCGCAGAACGGCGCGACGCTTCCGCCGACGTAGAGCGAACGGGCGTCCATACCGTGACAGCACGCGCGCGCTATCGCTTCAGTTACCGAGTTCACAGCCGCACAACCAGTCGCCCGTCTCTGGCACCGGGCGCTCAACTTCCCGCGTTGTTCCACGCACTCGCGGACGGCTCCTGCCCGCGGCGGGCTGGACTAGGCGCGCGTCGCGCGTGCGCCGCCCCGATGCATCCCGGTTCCGGGCCGCAGCTCGGCCGCGTCGAGCATCAGTCGTGTGCACTAGAGGAACGGCGACACGCCTATCGAAGAAGACGGTTGCATGCCGCACCGAATTCGTGTCTGATGAATGAGCACCGCGCTCCAACCGTGACTATGCCCGAAGGAACAGGGCTGGGGGTGATGAAGGCGCTCTTTGAGGCCCTGCGCCCGCGCCAGTGGCTCAAGAACGGCATCGTCTTCGCGGGTCTGATCTTCTCTCAGAACGTCTCCGACGTGAAGCTCTCCCTTACGGCCCTCGCGGCCTTCGCGCTGTTCTGCGCGCTCTCCTCGAGCGTCTACCTCATCAATGACCTCGGGGACCTCGAGCGCGACCGACGGCATCCGCTCAAGCGGTTGCGGCCGCTGGCCGCCGGCAGGCTGCCGCTCGGCATGGCGTGGGTCATCGCGCCGGCGCTCGCCGTGCTCGGGCTCGGGTTGTCGTTTACGCTGCGCCTGGAGTTTGGGTTGCTGGCCCTCGCATACTACGCCCTCAATCTCGCCTACACGTATTGGCTCAAGCACATTGCGATCGTGGACGTCATGTCCATCGCCGTCGGATTCGTCATTCGCGCCGCGGCGGGGGCGGAGGCGATCGCGGTCGAAATCTCGCCGTGGCTGCTGGTATGCACCATCTTCCTCGCCCTCTTCCTCGCGCTCAGCAAGCGGCGCCACGAGTTGCTCGTGCTGGAAGCCGGGGCCGGCGATCACCGCGCCAGCCTCGCTCACTACAGCCCCTACCTGCTCGACCAGATGATCGCGGTGGTGACCGCGTCCACCGTCATCTCCTACTGCCTCTACACCATGTGGCCCGAAACGGTGGCGAAGTTCGGTACCCACAACCTGGTCTACACCACGCCGTTCGTCATCTTCGGCATCTTCCGCTACCTGTACCTGGTTCACCAGCGCGAGGAAGGCGGCGCGCCGGAGAAGATACCGCTGACCGATATTCCGATGATTATCAACCTCGCGCTGTGGCTCGCCGCGGTGGGTGCGGCGCTGTACCGATGACCCGGCCCTGGGTATCATGAAATCAGGGAGACGCCCGTGTCGCGCCCGAAGATCGCAGTCCTGAAAACCACGCCCGAGACGGTGCTCGAAGACTACGGCCGCCTCATGCGCATGGCCGAGTACGACCGGTACTTGCCCAAGGCCCACGACACCGCGCTCAAGATCAACATCTCGTGGCACCACTGGTACCCGGCGTGCTCGACCACACCGTGGCAGCTCGAGGGCGTCATTCGCGCCATGCTCGACGACGGCTATTCCCGCGACCTGATCCACGGCTGCCACAACCGCACCGTCGTCGTCAGCGCCAAGCGCGGCGAGATTGCCAACAAGCACAAGCCGGTCATCGAGAAATACGGCCTGCGCAACATCCACCTCTACGAGGAGTCCGAGGAATGGGTCACCTACGAACCCAAGGGTGAGATGCTCGTGCTGCCCGAGATCTTCCCCGACGGCATTCACATCCCCAAGCGCATGATCGGCGAGAACATCATCCACCTGCCGACCATGAAGACCCACGTCTTCACCACCATGACCGGCGCGATGAAAAACGCCTTCGGCGGCCTGCTCCACGAGCGCCGTCACTGGACTCATTCCGTCATCCACGAGACGCTGGTTGACCTGCTCACGATACAGAAGGAGATCCACACCGGCGTCTTCGCCGTCATGGACGGGACGCTCGCCGGCGACGGCCCCGGTCCGCGCTGCATGGTGCCCTACGAGAAGGACTACATCCTCGCCGGCGCCGATCAGGTTGCGATTGACGCCGTCGCGGCGAAGATGATGGGCTTCGATCCCATGTCCCTCGACTTCATTCGCATCGCTCACGAGCGCGGGCTCGGGTGCGGCGACCCGAACGAGATCGAGGTTGTCGGCGAAGACATCTCCGGCGTCAACTTCGGCTTTCGCGAGGCCGAGGACACCTTCGCGAGCCGTGGGCAGAAAGCGATATACTGGGGCCCCTTGAAGCCGCTCGAGAAGTTCCTGCTGCGCACCGTGCTCGCGCCGTGGTCGTACGTCGCATCCATCCTGTATCACGACGTGTACTGGTACCCTTGCGTCGGCGCCGGCCGCGTCGGCGAGGCGCTCGACACCAAATGGGGGAAGCTGTTCCAGCAATACTGAGACCTGAGGGCGGTGGCTGCTTCTCGCCGCGCGCCGCCGACCCCCGGTGATGTGGACATGCCCGGTTCACCAACCAACGCAATCTACATCGTCGTCCCCACCTATAACGAGGCGGGCAACCTCGAATCGCTGGTGCGCGAGGTGCTCGCACAGGACGACCGACTGCGTGTCCTCGTGGTGGACGACGCCTCGCCTGACGGCACCGGCGAGATCGCCGAACGCCTCGCGCGGGAAACCGGGCGCGTGGACGTCGTGCACCGCCCGGGAAAGCTGGGCCTGGGCACCGCCTACATCGCGGGTTTCAAGCGCGCGATGGAGTTGGGCGCCGAGTTCGTGGGAACGATGGACGCCGACGGCTCTCACGATCCGCGCAGTCTCCCCGCGTTCATCGCCACGGCCGCGCGCGCGGATGTCGTCGTCGGATCGCGCTACCTGCGCGGCGTGAGCGTCATCAACTGGCCGATGCAGCGCATCCTGCTGAGTTGGTTCGCCAATCGCTATGTGCGATTCATCACCGGGCTCAAGCTCACCGACTGCACCAGCGGGTACCGGCTCTATCGCCGCGACGCTTTGGCAAGCATTCGCCTTGACAGCATCAAATCGAGGGGATATGCTTTTCTTGTCGA
Proteins encoded in this region:
- a CDS encoding amidohydrolase is translated as MTNMPVIDFHTHAFPDRVAAKAMAALEENYQVPSHSDATLAGLRRSMAAAGIEHCVVVPVATSPAQVRSITDWAAGNGGSDLTIFGSLHPDLEDAVTEIARMRDLGVRGVKFHSEFQGFNPDEARMFPMYEALRDAGMIVYFHAGNEILPLPAIRATPGRIARVLDEFPGLTVIAAHMGAYLEWDEVHEFLVGRDIYFDTSFCLHKLGTQRFMDILRAHGTQHILFGTDSPWSDQGEALTSIRALPLTDDERRLIFHENARCLLTNPA
- a CDS encoding DUF4190 domain-containing protein, whose protein sequence is MVCGILSLLCCCLDTMRVPLAVAAVGLGLFALNSRGPDEVRQASRPYALAGIITGVLAAVLILLTLALTFAFGISRALNPWHWHRGLFN
- a CDS encoding DUF2085 domain-containing protein; the encoded protein is MNSVTEAIARACCHGMDARSLYVGGSVAPFCARCTGMYVGILGAVLLLGCAGALTRRRLPPRWQMALLSLPWIIAGAAWVLEFGGLDILGNVGRALVGLACGASGTVLLAPLFARVIRPAGGSRRGAPASRALGIIIIGGCGTAMAHPAARYCCLAVLPAAGFVLTVFALNGLIAAALILEMGRRRWLGWGALAACAGASEIAIISSLRAWLSAF
- a CDS encoding decaprenyl-phosphate phosphoribosyltransferase, which gives rise to MNEHRAPTVTMPEGTGLGVMKALFEALRPRQWLKNGIVFAGLIFSQNVSDVKLSLTALAAFALFCALSSSVYLINDLGDLERDRRHPLKRLRPLAAGRLPLGMAWVIAPALAVLGLGLSFTLRLEFGLLALAYYALNLAYTYWLKHIAIVDVMSIAVGFVIRAAAGAEAIAVEISPWLLVCTIFLALFLALSKRRHELLVLEAGAGDHRASLAHYSPYLLDQMIAVVTASTVISYCLYTMWPETVAKFGTHNLVYTTPFVIFGIFRYLYLVHQREEGGAPEKIPLTDIPMIINLALWLAAVGAALYR
- a CDS encoding DUF362 domain-containing protein is translated as MRMAEYDRYLPKAHDTALKINISWHHWYPACSTTPWQLEGVIRAMLDDGYSRDLIHGCHNRTVVVSAKRGEIANKHKPVIEKYGLRNIHLYEESEEWVTYEPKGEMLVLPEIFPDGIHIPKRMIGENIIHLPTMKTHVFTTMTGAMKNAFGGLLHERRHWTHSVIHETLVDLLTIQKEIHTGVFAVMDGTLAGDGPGPRCMVPYEKDYILAGADQVAIDAVAAKMMGFDPMSLDFIRIAHERGLGCGDPNEIEVVGEDISGVNFGFREAEDTFASRGQKAIYWGPLKPLEKFLLRTVLAPWSYVASILYHDVYWYPCVGAGRVGEALDTKWGKLFQQY
- a CDS encoding polyprenol monophosphomannose synthase, with the protein product MPGSPTNAIYIVVPTYNEAGNLESLVREVLAQDDRLRVLVVDDASPDGTGEIAERLARETGRVDVVHRPGKLGLGTAYIAGFKRAMELGAEFVGTMDADGSHDPRSLPAFIATAARADVVVGSRYLRGVSVINWPMQRILLSWFANRYVRFITGLKLTDCTSGYRLYRRDALASIRLDSIKSRGYAFLVEIAFRTHKLGWRLAEVPIVFYERRQGRSKMSRGVILEAAVTPWRLALGGRRYARRS